A single window of Achromobacter xylosoxidans DNA harbors:
- the hscA gene encoding Fe-S protein assembly chaperone HscA codes for MALLQISEPGESPAPHQRKLAVGIDLGTTNSLVAAVRSSVAEVLPDAQGHVLLPSAVRYFPGGKVTTGREPLAQQAEDPLNTVVSVKRFMGRSLEEARATRAPYEFVDAPGMVRIRTAQGDLSPVEVSAQILAVLRQRAEDVLGDDLVGAVITVPAYFDDAQRQATRDAARLAGLNVLRLLNEPTAAAIAYGLDNAAEGVYAVYDLGGGTFDISILRLTQGVFEVISTGGDTALGGDDFDSLIVDHVVAAAGAKALTHADRRGLLMAARAAREALSDAQEANLDLTLANGQVIDHTLTRTQFEALAQPLVQRTLDSARQALRDAALKPADVRGVVMVGGATRMPVVRAAVGEMFGTEPLTDLDPDQVVALGAALQANLLAGNRAPGEDWLLLDVTPLSLGLETMGGLVERVIPRNSTIPVARAQEFTTFKDGQTAMSIHVLQGERDLVSDCRSLARFELRGIPPMVAGAARIRVTFQVDADGLLSVTAREQSTGVEAAVSVKPSYGLSDDEVARMLADSVAQADNDARARMLREQQVEARQLVESVQAALAVDGDLLNAEERQRVDECLQAASRAQEAQDVDAVKAAVEALSAATDEFAARRMDRSIRAALAGRKLDEIA; via the coding sequence ATGGCCTTATTGCAGATTTCCGAGCCCGGCGAATCGCCCGCGCCGCACCAGCGCAAGCTGGCGGTGGGGATCGACCTGGGCACCACCAATTCCCTGGTTGCCGCCGTGCGCAGCAGCGTCGCCGAGGTCCTGCCTGATGCGCAGGGCCACGTGCTGCTGCCGTCGGCGGTGCGCTATTTCCCCGGCGGCAAGGTCACCACGGGGCGTGAACCGCTGGCGCAGCAAGCCGAGGACCCGCTGAATACAGTGGTGTCGGTCAAGCGTTTCATGGGCCGTTCGCTGGAAGAGGCGCGCGCCACGCGCGCCCCTTACGAATTCGTGGATGCGCCCGGCATGGTGCGCATCCGCACCGCGCAGGGCGACCTGAGCCCGGTGGAAGTGTCGGCGCAGATCCTGGCGGTGCTGCGCCAGCGCGCCGAGGACGTGCTGGGCGATGACCTGGTGGGCGCCGTCATCACGGTGCCGGCCTATTTCGATGACGCCCAGCGCCAGGCGACCCGCGACGCGGCGCGCCTGGCCGGCCTGAACGTGCTGCGCCTCTTGAACGAGCCGACCGCCGCGGCGATCGCCTACGGCCTGGATAACGCCGCCGAAGGCGTGTATGCCGTCTATGACCTCGGTGGCGGCACGTTCGATATCTCCATCCTGCGATTGACGCAGGGCGTGTTCGAAGTGATCTCGACCGGCGGCGATACCGCGCTGGGCGGCGATGATTTCGATTCGCTCATCGTCGACCACGTGGTGGCGGCCGCGGGCGCCAAAGCACTGACGCACGCCGACCGGCGCGGCCTGCTGATGGCGGCGCGCGCGGCGCGCGAGGCGCTGTCGGACGCGCAGGAGGCCAATCTGGATCTGACGCTGGCCAATGGCCAGGTGATCGATCACACGCTGACCCGCACGCAGTTCGAGGCGCTGGCCCAGCCTCTGGTGCAGCGCACGCTGGACAGCGCGCGCCAGGCGCTGCGCGACGCCGCGCTGAAACCGGCCGACGTGCGCGGCGTGGTGATGGTGGGCGGCGCCACGCGCATGCCGGTGGTGCGCGCCGCGGTGGGCGAGATGTTCGGCACCGAGCCGCTGACCGATCTGGACCCGGACCAGGTGGTGGCGCTGGGCGCCGCGCTGCAGGCCAATCTGCTGGCCGGCAACCGCGCGCCGGGCGAAGACTGGCTGCTGCTGGATGTGACGCCGCTGTCGCTCGGCCTGGAAACCATGGGCGGGCTGGTCGAGCGCGTGATCCCGCGCAACAGCACCATTCCGGTGGCGCGGGCGCAGGAATTCACCACCTTCAAGGATGGCCAGACGGCCATGAGCATCCACGTGCTGCAGGGCGAGCGCGACCTGGTGTCGGATTGCCGTTCGCTGGCGCGTTTCGAGCTGCGCGGCATTCCGCCGATGGTGGCGGGCGCCGCGCGGATCCGCGTGACGTTCCAGGTGGATGCCGACGGACTGCTGAGCGTGACCGCGCGCGAGCAGAGCACGGGCGTGGAAGCGGCGGTGTCGGTCAAGCCGTCGTACGGCCTGAGCGACGACGAAGTCGCGCGTATGTTGGCCGACAGCGTGGCGCAGGCCGACAACGACGCCCGCGCCCGCATGCTGCGAGAGCAGCAGGTGGAAGCGCGCCAACTGGTCGAGTCGGTGCAGGCCGCGCTGGCTGTCGACGGGGACCTGCTGAATGCCGAGGAACGCCAACGGGTCGATGAATGCCTGCAGGCGGCCAGCCGCGCCCAGGAGGCGCAGGACGTGGACGCGGTGAAGGCCGCGGTCGAGGCTTTGTCGGCCGCGACCGATGAATTTGCCGCGCGCCGCATGGACCGCAGCATCCGCGCCGCGCTGGCCGGCCGCAAACTTGACGAGATCGCCTGA
- the hscB gene encoding Fe-S protein assembly co-chaperone HscB, with translation MAGDDHFSLFGLPSRFDLDALALESAWRTVAAQVHPDRYATASPAERRVAMQWAARANEAYRQLRDPLLRARYLCEQAGVDLQTESNTSMDTAFLMQQMTWREMMDDARNDAGVLAELRTELEDARQQMRAALTRLLDEQRDYAAAGLKVREWMFVEKLAQELAQAHPDS, from the coding sequence TTGGCTGGAGACGATCACTTCAGCCTGTTCGGCTTGCCGTCACGCTTCGACCTGGACGCCCTGGCGCTGGAATCGGCGTGGCGCACCGTCGCCGCGCAGGTGCATCCCGACCGCTATGCCACCGCCAGCCCCGCGGAACGCCGCGTGGCCATGCAGTGGGCGGCGCGCGCCAACGAGGCCTATCGCCAGTTGCGCGATCCGCTGTTGCGGGCGCGCTACCTGTGCGAACAGGCTGGCGTGGATCTGCAGACCGAGAGCAATACGTCGATGGACACGGCTTTCCTGATGCAGCAGATGACCTGGCGCGAAATGATGGACGACGCGCGCAATGACGCCGGCGTGCTGGCCGAGCTGCGGACCGAGCTGGAGGATGCCCGGCAGCAGATGCGCGCCGCGTTGACGCGCCTGCTGGACGAACAGCGCGACTACGCCGCGGCGGGTCTCAAGGTGCGGGAATGGATGTTCGTGGAGAAGCTGGCGCAGGAGCTGGCCCAGGCCCACCCCGATTCCTAG
- the iscA gene encoding iron-sulfur cluster assembly protein IscA, protein MSVTLTQQAATHIGRYLQKRGKGIGLRLGVRTTGCSGMAYKLEYVDDAAPEDQVFESFGVKVFVDPKSLAYLDGTELDYAREGLNEGFKFRNPNEKATCGCGESFTV, encoded by the coding sequence ATGTCCGTTACCCTGACCCAACAGGCCGCCACCCACATCGGCCGCTACTTGCAAAAGCGCGGCAAGGGGATCGGCTTGCGCCTCGGCGTTAGGACGACGGGTTGTTCCGGCATGGCCTACAAGCTGGAGTACGTGGACGACGCGGCGCCCGAGGACCAGGTGTTCGAGAGTTTCGGCGTGAAGGTGTTCGTCGATCCCAAGAGCCTGGCCTACCTGGACGGCACCGAGCTGGACTACGCCCGCGAAGGCCTGAACGAAGGTTTCAAGTTCCGCAACCCCAACGAAAAGGCGACCTGCGGCTGCGGCGAGTCGTTCACGGTGTAA
- the iscU gene encoding Fe-S cluster assembly scaffold IscU, with product MSYSTKVLDHYENPRNVGSFDKSDDSVGTGMVGAPACGDVMKLQIKVNEAGVIEDARFKTYGCGSAIASSSLVTEWVKGKTLDEAMNIRNTQIAEELALPPVKVHCSILAEDAIKAAVQNYKEKHSVPAEAVAS from the coding sequence ATGTCTTACAGCACCAAAGTCCTGGATCACTACGAAAACCCGCGCAACGTCGGTTCGTTCGACAAGTCGGACGACTCGGTGGGCACCGGCATGGTCGGCGCCCCTGCCTGTGGCGACGTCATGAAGCTGCAGATCAAGGTGAACGAAGCCGGCGTCATCGAAGACGCGCGCTTCAAGACCTACGGCTGTGGCTCGGCCATTGCCTCCAGCTCGCTCGTGACCGAGTGGGTCAAGGGCAAGACGCTGGACGAAGCCATGAACATCCGCAATACGCAGATCGCCGAAGAACTGGCCCTGCCGCCGGTGAAAGTGCACTGCTCGATCCTGGCCGAAGACGCGATCAAGGCCGCGGTGCAGAACTACAAGGAAAAGCATTCGGTTCCGGCCGAAGCTGTTGCGAGCTGA
- a CDS encoding IscS subfamily cysteine desulfurase encodes MTTRPIYLDYSATTPVDPRVVEKMVPWLYENFGNPASRSHSFGWESEDAVERAREEVAKLVNADPREIVWTSGATESDNLAIKGAANFYAERGKHIITVKTEHKAVLDTCRELERQGFEVTYLDVKDNGLIDLDVFKAALRPDTVLVSVMMVNNEIGVIQDIETLGEICREKGIIFHVDAAQATGKVEIDLQKLKVDLMSFSAHKTYGPKGIGALYVRRKPRVRIEAQMHGGGHERGFRSGTLATHQIVGMGEAFRLAREEMGTENERIRMLRDRLWAGLSQIEEVYLNGDMDQRVPHNLNVSFNYVEGESLIMAIKELAVSSGSACTSASLEPSYVLRALGRNDELAHSSIRFTLGRFTTEQEVDYTIELLKSRVGKLRDMSPLWEMAKEGIDLNTVQWAAH; translated from the coding sequence ATGACCACCCGCCCGATCTATCTGGACTACTCGGCCACCACCCCCGTCGACCCGCGCGTCGTCGAGAAAATGGTGCCCTGGCTGTACGAGAACTTTGGCAATCCCGCTTCCCGCAGCCACTCGTTTGGCTGGGAGTCCGAGGACGCCGTCGAGCGTGCCCGCGAGGAAGTCGCCAAGCTGGTGAACGCCGATCCGCGCGAGATCGTCTGGACCTCCGGCGCCACCGAATCCGACAACCTGGCGATCAAGGGCGCCGCCAACTTCTACGCCGAACGCGGCAAGCACATCATCACCGTCAAGACCGAGCACAAGGCCGTGCTCGACACCTGTCGTGAACTCGAGCGCCAGGGGTTCGAAGTGACCTACCTGGACGTCAAGGACAACGGCCTGATCGACCTGGACGTCTTCAAGGCGGCGCTGCGTCCCGACACCGTGCTGGTGTCCGTGATGATGGTGAACAACGAAATCGGCGTCATCCAGGATATCGAAACCCTGGGCGAGATCTGCCGCGAGAAGGGCATCATCTTCCACGTCGACGCCGCGCAAGCCACCGGCAAGGTCGAGATCGACCTGCAGAAGCTGAAGGTCGACCTGATGTCGTTCTCGGCGCACAAGACCTACGGCCCCAAGGGCATCGGCGCGCTGTACGTGCGCCGCAAGCCGCGCGTGCGCATCGAGGCGCAGATGCACGGCGGCGGCCACGAACGTGGTTTCCGTTCGGGCACGCTGGCCACGCACCAGATCGTCGGCATGGGCGAAGCCTTCCGCCTGGCCCGCGAGGAAATGGGCACCGAGAACGAGCGCATCCGCATGCTGCGTGATCGCCTCTGGGCCGGCCTGTCGCAGATCGAAGAGGTCTACCTCAACGGCGACATGGACCAGCGCGTGCCGCACAACCTGAACGTCAGCTTCAATTATGTCGAAGGCGAGTCCCTGATCATGGCGATCAAGGAACTGGCCGTGTCCAGCGGTTCGGCCTGCACCTCGGCCAGCCTGGAACCTTCCTACGTGCTGCGCGCCCTGGGCCGCAACGACGAGCTGGCGCACAGCTCGATCCGCTTCACGCTGGGCCGTTTCACCACCGAGCAGGAAGTGGACTACACCATCGAACTGCTCAAGAGCCGTGTCGGCAAGCTGCGCGATATGTCGCCGCTGTGGGAAATGGCCAAGGAAGGCATCGATCTGAATACCGTGCAGTGGGCCGCGCACTGA
- the iscR gene encoding Fe-S cluster assembly transcriptional regulator IscR: MRLTTKGRFAVTAMIDLAMRQHSGPVTLAAISQRQNISLSYLEQLFGKLRRHELVDSVRGPGGGYSLARLARNVTVADIIFAVDEPLDATSCGGKRDCTSGNDGKPGKCMTHELWATLNRKMVDYLDSVSLQDLVDQQRVRQLQEANNQAQACAVRVNRVGGANTAANAPTTTVAANATV, from the coding sequence ATGCGGCTAACTACCAAAGGGCGTTTCGCCGTGACTGCCATGATCGATCTGGCTATGCGGCAGCATAGCGGTCCGGTCACTCTTGCGGCCATCAGCCAGCGTCAGAATATTTCGCTTTCCTACCTGGAACAGCTGTTCGGGAAACTGCGTCGCCACGAACTCGTGGACAGCGTGCGCGGCCCCGGCGGCGGTTACTCGCTCGCCCGCCTGGCGCGCAACGTGACCGTGGCCGACATCATCTTCGCCGTGGACGAGCCGCTGGACGCCACCAGCTGTGGCGGCAAGCGGGACTGTACGAGCGGCAACGACGGCAAGCCTGGCAAGTGCATGACGCATGAACTCTGGGCCACGCTCAATCGCAAGATGGTCGATTACCTGGATTCGGTGTCGCTGCAGGATCTGGTCGATCAGCAGCGCGTGCGCCAATTGCAGGAAGCCAACAATCAAGCCCAGGCGTGCGCGGTACGCGTGAATCGGGTGGGCGGCGCCAACACCGCCGCCAATGCCCCGACCACCACCGTCGCGGCCAATGCCACCGTATAA
- a CDS encoding low molecular weight protein-tyrosine-phosphatase encodes MMTKVLFVCMGNICRSPSAEGVFRHLVNDAGLGDVVRIDSAGTHAFHIGEAPDARAQAAARKRGYEITHCEARQVTAEDFRDFDLILAMDWDNLSAMQQQCPKAYQHKLMLLMRFANEFEEATVPDPYYGGADGFGKVLDYLEDACQGVLELVRKRATQYQAA; translated from the coding sequence ATGATGACCAAGGTACTTTTCGTTTGCATGGGCAATATCTGTCGCTCGCCGAGCGCAGAGGGCGTGTTTCGCCATTTGGTGAACGACGCGGGTTTGGGCGATGTGGTTCGCATCGACTCCGCGGGCACGCACGCGTTTCACATCGGCGAGGCGCCTGATGCCCGGGCGCAGGCCGCAGCGCGCAAGCGCGGCTACGAGATCACGCACTGCGAGGCCCGCCAGGTCACCGCGGAAGACTTCCGCGACTTCGACCTCATCCTCGCCATGGACTGGGACAATCTGTCCGCCATGCAGCAGCAGTGCCCCAAGGCCTATCAGCACAAGTTGATGCTGCTGATGCGCTTTGCCAACGAGTTCGAAGAAGCCACCGTGCCCGATCCCTACTATGGCGGCGCCGATGGTTTCGGCAAGGTGCTGGACTACCTCGAAGACGCCTGTCAGGGCGTGCTCGAACTGGTCCGCAAGCGCGCTACCCAATACCAGGCGGCCTGA
- the uvrB gene encoding excinuclease ABC subunit UvrB — MAAPEAGPGYVDFPDSPFHLYQPYPPAGDQPGAIEGLIQGVQDGLMYQTLLGVTGSGKTYTMANVIAQLGRPALVLAPNKTLAAQLYAEMREFFPKNAVEYFVSYYDYYQPEAYVPTRDLFIEKDSSINEHIEQMRLSATKSLLERRDTIIVGTVSCIYGIGNPGDYHAMVLILRAGDQISRREILARLVAMQYTRNDAEFTRGVFRVRGETIDIFPAESAELALRLTLFDDEIESLELFDPLTGRIRQKLPRFTVYPGSHYVTPRDTVLRAIETIKEELRERTKRFVDDGHLVEAQRLEQRTRFDLEMLQELGFCKGIENYSRHLSGAAPGEPPPTLIDYLPADALMFIDESHVTIGQLSAMYRGDRSRKETLVQYGFRLPSALDNRPLKLEEFEARMRQCVFVSATPAAYEKEHADNVVEQVVRPTGLVDPIVEVLPARTQVDDLLGQIKARTSQGERVLVTTLTKRMAEDLTDFLTEHGVRVRYLHSDIDTVERVEIIRDLRLGTFDVLVGINLLREGLDIPEVSLVAILDADKEGFLRSERSLIQTIGRAARNLNGHAILYADRITDSMQRAMEETSRRRAKQLQFNADHGITARGVQKAVRELIDGIVAPVQHDALEAAVPAELLKDEKALAREIKRLEKLMMDHARNLEFEQAAAARDALTALKQRVLLDGAV; from the coding sequence GTGGCGGCTCCGGAGGCCGGCCCGGGGTATGTCGATTTCCCGGACAGCCCATTCCACCTGTATCAACCCTATCCGCCTGCCGGCGACCAGCCGGGCGCAATAGAGGGACTGATCCAGGGCGTGCAGGACGGCCTGATGTACCAGACCCTGCTGGGCGTGACCGGTTCGGGCAAGACCTACACCATGGCCAACGTCATCGCCCAGCTCGGGCGGCCGGCGCTGGTGCTGGCGCCCAACAAGACGCTGGCGGCGCAGCTGTACGCCGAAATGCGCGAGTTCTTTCCCAAGAACGCCGTGGAGTACTTCGTTTCGTACTACGACTACTACCAGCCCGAGGCCTACGTGCCGACGCGCGACCTGTTCATCGAGAAGGATTCGTCCATCAATGAACACATCGAGCAGATGCGGCTGTCGGCCACCAAGAGCCTGCTGGAACGGCGCGACACCATCATCGTGGGCACCGTGTCGTGCATCTACGGTATCGGCAACCCCGGCGACTACCACGCGATGGTGCTGATCCTGCGTGCCGGCGACCAGATTTCGCGGCGCGAGATCCTGGCGCGGCTGGTGGCCATGCAGTACACCCGCAACGACGCCGAGTTCACCCGCGGCGTGTTCCGGGTACGCGGCGAAACCATCGACATCTTCCCCGCGGAAAGCGCCGAGCTGGCGCTGCGCCTGACGCTGTTCGACGACGAAATCGAAAGCCTCGAACTGTTCGATCCGCTGACCGGCCGTATTCGCCAGAAGCTGCCGCGCTTCACCGTCTATCCGGGTTCGCACTACGTGACGCCGCGCGACACCGTGCTGCGCGCCATCGAGACCATCAAGGAAGAGCTGCGCGAGCGCACCAAGCGCTTCGTCGATGACGGCCACCTGGTGGAAGCCCAGCGCCTGGAGCAGCGCACCCGCTTCGACCTGGAAATGCTGCAGGAACTGGGGTTCTGCAAGGGCATCGAGAACTACTCGCGCCATCTGTCGGGCGCCGCGCCCGGCGAGCCGCCGCCCACGCTGATCGACTACCTGCCCGCCGACGCGCTGATGTTCATCGACGAAAGCCACGTCACCATCGGCCAGCTCAGCGCCATGTACCGCGGCGACCGCTCGCGCAAGGAAACCCTGGTGCAGTATGGTTTCCGGCTGCCCTCGGCGCTGGACAACCGCCCGCTCAAGCTGGAGGAGTTCGAGGCCCGCATGCGCCAGTGCGTGTTCGTGTCGGCCACGCCGGCGGCCTACGAAAAAGAGCATGCCGACAATGTGGTCGAGCAGGTGGTGCGTCCCACCGGCCTGGTCGACCCGATCGTCGAGGTGTTGCCGGCCCGCACGCAGGTCGACGACCTGCTGGGCCAGATCAAGGCGCGCACCAGCCAGGGCGAGCGGGTGCTGGTCACCACGCTGACCAAGCGCATGGCCGAGGACCTGACCGACTTCCTGACCGAGCACGGCGTGCGGGTGCGCTACCTGCACTCTGACATCGATACGGTCGAGCGGGTGGAGATCATCCGCGACCTGCGCCTGGGCACGTTCGACGTGCTGGTGGGCATCAACCTGCTGCGTGAAGGCCTGGACATCCCGGAAGTGTCGCTGGTGGCCATCCTGGATGCCGACAAGGAAGGTTTCCTGCGTTCCGAGCGCAGCCTGATCCAGACCATCGGCCGGGCCGCCCGCAACCTGAATGGCCACGCCATCCTGTATGCCGACCGCATCACGGATTCGATGCAGCGGGCCATGGAAGAGACCAGCCGGCGCCGCGCCAAGCAGTTGCAATTCAATGCCGACCACGGCATTACCGCGCGCGGGGTGCAGAAGGCGGTGCGCGAGCTGATCGACGGTATCGTGGCCCCGGTGCAGCACGATGCGCTGGAAGCGGCGGTGCCGGCCGAATTGCTGAAGGACGAGAAGGCGCTGGCGCGCGAAATCAAGCGGCTTGAAAAGCTGATGATGGACCATGCCCGCAACCTGGAATTCGAGCAGGCCGCGGCCGCTCGCGATGCCCTGACTGCCTTGAAGCAGCGGGTGCTGCTGGACGGCGCGGTATGA
- a CDS encoding amino acid aminotransferase, with protein sequence MSTLFDSVELAPRDPILGLNEQYNADTRPGKVNLGVGVYYDDQGRIPLLGAVRKAEIARIEAAAARGYLPIEGIAGYNQGAQALLIGKDSPLAAAGRVLTTQALGGTGALKIGADFLRQLLPTSKVLISDPSWENHRALFERAGFEVGTYAYYDAATRGLNFDGMLAALKAAPANTVVVLHACCHNPTGVDPTFDQWKQIAAVVKENKLVPFLDIAYQGFGEGLHEDAAVVRLFADLDLTMFISSSFSKSFSLYGERVGALTVVAGSKDEAARVLSQLKRVIRTNYSNPPTHGGTIVSTVLNSPELFAMWEEELGAMRDRIRLMRKQLVEKIKEHGGKQDFSFVLQQRGMFSYSGLTSAQVDRLREEHGVYAVSSGRICVAALNSGNIDQVAKGIAAVL encoded by the coding sequence ATGAGCACCCTTTTCGATTCCGTCGAACTCGCGCCGCGCGACCCCATTCTTGGCCTGAACGAACAATACAACGCGGACACCCGCCCCGGTAAAGTCAATCTGGGCGTGGGCGTGTACTACGACGACCAGGGCCGGATTCCCCTGCTGGGCGCCGTGCGCAAGGCGGAAATCGCCCGCATCGAGGCCGCCGCCGCCCGCGGCTACCTGCCGATCGAAGGCATCGCCGGCTACAACCAGGGCGCGCAAGCCCTGCTGATCGGCAAGGATTCCCCGCTGGCCGCCGCCGGCCGCGTCCTGACCACCCAGGCCCTGGGCGGCACCGGCGCGCTCAAGATCGGCGCCGACTTCCTGCGCCAGCTGCTGCCGACCTCGAAGGTCCTGATCAGCGACCCCAGCTGGGAAAACCACCGCGCGCTGTTCGAGCGCGCCGGTTTCGAAGTCGGCACCTACGCCTACTACGACGCGGCCACCCGCGGCCTGAACTTCGACGGCATGCTGGCCGCCCTGAAGGCCGCGCCGGCCAACACCGTGGTCGTGCTGCACGCCTGCTGCCACAACCCCACCGGTGTCGATCCCACCTTCGACCAATGGAAGCAGATCGCCGCGGTCGTCAAGGAAAACAAGCTGGTGCCGTTCCTGGACATCGCCTACCAGGGCTTCGGCGAAGGCCTGCATGAAGACGCCGCGGTCGTGCGCCTGTTCGCCGACCTCGACCTGACCATGTTCATCAGCTCGTCGTTCTCGAAGTCGTTCTCACTGTACGGCGAGCGCGTCGGCGCCCTGACCGTCGTGGCCGGCAGCAAGGACGAAGCCGCCCGCGTGCTGAGCCAGCTCAAGCGCGTCATCCGCACCAACTACTCCAACCCGCCCACCCACGGCGGCACGATCGTCTCCACGGTGCTGAACTCGCCCGAACTGTTCGCCATGTGGGAAGAGGAACTCGGCGCCATGCGCGACCGCATCCGCCTGATGCGCAAGCAGCTGGTCGAGAAGATCAAGGAACACGGCGGCAAGCAGGACTTCAGCTTCGTGCTGCAGCAGCGCGGCATGTTCTCGTACTCGGGCCTGACCTCGGCCCAGGTCGACCGCCTGCGCGAAGAGCACGGCGTCTATGCCGTCTCCAGCGGCCGCATCTGCGTGGCCGCGCTCAACAGCGGCAACATCGACCAGGTGGCCAAGGGCATCGCCGCGGTGCTCTAA
- the lexA gene encoding transcriptional repressor LexA produces MASKLTDRQQQILDLIRQTVARTGFPPTRAEIAQALGFRSPNAAEDHLKALARKGAIELTAGASRGIRLKDNSPTPSQAPLPLPGLAQLLLPLVGRVAAGSPILATEHVEREIGVDSSLFAQAPDYLLKVRGMSMRDAGILEGDLLAVKKASEARNGQIVVARLGDDVTVKRLQRQNGRIELLPENPDFNVIVVEADQEFALEGIAVGLIRPHALH; encoded by the coding sequence ATGGCCAGCAAACTCACTGATCGTCAACAGCAAATCCTGGACCTCATCCGGCAGACCGTCGCGCGCACCGGCTTTCCGCCCACCCGCGCCGAAATCGCCCAGGCCCTGGGATTTCGCTCGCCCAACGCGGCCGAAGACCATCTGAAGGCCCTGGCCCGCAAGGGCGCCATCGAACTCACGGCCGGCGCCTCGCGCGGCATCCGCCTGAAGGACAACTCCCCGACGCCATCCCAGGCGCCGTTGCCCCTGCCCGGCCTGGCGCAGCTGCTGCTGCCGCTGGTGGGCCGCGTGGCGGCCGGCAGCCCTATCCTGGCCACCGAACACGTCGAACGCGAGATCGGCGTCGATTCCAGCCTGTTCGCCCAGGCGCCGGACTACCTGCTCAAGGTGCGCGGCATGAGCATGCGCGACGCCGGCATCCTCGAAGGCGACCTGCTGGCCGTCAAGAAAGCGTCCGAGGCCCGCAACGGCCAGATCGTCGTGGCCCGGCTGGGCGACGACGTCACCGTCAAGCGCCTGCAGCGCCAGAACGGCCGCATCGAACTGCTGCCCGAGAATCCCGACTTCAACGTCATCGTGGTCGAGGCCGACCAGGAATTCGCGCTGGAAGGCATTGCCGTTGGACTGATCCGTCCGCACGCGCTGCACTGA